The Pseudomonadota bacterium genome contains the following window.
TGCCGCCGTGGTGGTCGGGCCGCGTTGGCTCTACCGAATGGCTATCGGACAGATCGCGTGCGGTCAGGCCCTGGTCGCCGGGCTGCTCGGCGCCTGCCAGGCGCAGGGCTGTCGGATCGTTACCAACGCCCGTGTCGAGGCACTTCTGCAAGATTCCACCACAGGGCGTGTCGAAGGCTTGCGCTTCGGATCGCCAGACAAGTCAACGACCGTCCGCGTTCGCCAGGGCGTTGTGCTGGCGACCGGCGGATTCGAATGGGACAGCGCCATGCTGGCGCGCCACTTCGCCGGTCCGGTCGACCGGCTGGGCAGCCCCAACACCAACACCGGCGACGGCCAGAAACTGGCGGCCGAGGCAGGGGCATCGATGGAGCGTATGGATCAGGCCAACGTCTATGCGACACTGCCGACGCGCTACGAAGGCGCTGTCCATGGTATGCCCGCCATGTTCCATGCCTCGCCCCACTGCATCGCCATTGATCGCAACGGTGAGCGGTTTGTCAGCGAGTACGACTACAACATCGGCGAGGCGCTGGATCGCCGCGATCCCGAGACAGGCGAGCCGCTTCACCTGCCGGCCTGGCTGGTCGGTGATCGCCGCTTCCTGAACCATTCCATGCTGTTCCGTCTTAAGGCGCGGCTGGAGCAGGGGTTCCTGGTCCGCGCGCGTACGCTGACTGAGCTATCGTCGAAGATTGGCGTACCGCCGGATGCGCTTGCCAAGACTGTCGAGCGCTTCAACGGCTTCGTCGCGGAAGGCCGCGATCCCGACTTCCGGCGCGGTGAGAGTGTGTGGGAGCGCTACATGGCCGGTCACGATGGCGGTCCCGGCAATCCGGCGTTGGGTGCGATTGAGACCCCGCCGTTCGTCGCATGCCGGTTCAACCGGTCGATCCTGGGCACCAAGGGCGGCGCGCGCACCAACGCTGCAGGCCAGGTCGTGCGCCCGGACGGCACCGTCATCGGCGGCCTCTATTGCGCCGGCAATGCGATGGCTAATCCGTTCGGCACGCGCGCTGTCGGCAGCGGCACGACGATCGGTCCGTGCCTGACCTGGGGCTATATCTGCGGGCTCAACATCACGCGAGAGAACATTCGGCCGGATGCTGACGCCGAGGCCGGAAACCCGTAGGCTTACATCATGGACCAATTGCCGAAGGCGCCGTGACATGGGCGCAGGGCTGGATATCAGATCGCTGGACGCACCGTTCGGGGCCGCCGTGCACGGACTTGATCTGAACCGGACGCCGGACGCTCCCGACGTCATCGACACGCTTGTCGACGCGCTCCACGAACACCGGATGCTGGTGATCAAACGCCAGAGCCTGGCCATCGAGAACTACGTCACCTTCGGCCGCCAGATAGGCGAGCCGATCATTCATGTCGTCAAGGCGATCCGCATGGAAGCCTGTCCCGAGGTCGCTGTTGTCGGCAATGTTGGAGATCGCCAGAAGAGCGATCCGCTGCGCCTGGCGGCGTCGTTCTGGCATACCGACCAAGCTTACGAGGACGAGCCGGCATCGGCCACCATGCTCTATTGCGTGGAAGCGCCGGAAGAGGGCGGCCAGACCATGCTGACAGACACGATCGCCGCCTATGACGCGCTGGATGAGCATATGAAAGCGCGGTTGGAGGGACTTGTCGTGCGTCATTCCTATGGCGCCGCCAGCGGCCGCGACGGTGAGTACGACGCGCGGGGCTCGCTGACAGAGAAGCAGCGCAACCATGTCGTCCCAGTCTATCATCCGCTGGTCTTAAGGCATCCGGCTACCGGCCGGCGTTCGCTCTACGCGGTCGCAGGAACGCCGGAAGGTATCGAAGGCATGGCGGATGACGACAGTCAGGCGCTCTTGCGGGAACTCAAGCAGCATGTGCTGAAACCCGACTTCCGCTATGACCACACCTACGAGGTCGGCGATCTCGCGATCTGGGACACGTTCGCCACCATGCACTCGGCCGTGCCTATCGCGCACGCCAGTGCCGATCCGCGTAACACGCGCCTTCTATGGCGTATCTCGTGCCGCGGCGCACCGGCGCCCTATCGGCCCGACGCAGCCCATGCTGGCGCCGTCCCGCGCAAGGGCGATTGGAACCTAGACGCCGCACATCCTGGCGGCTGACTGGTTGCGTCACGCCGTCTCTGCGGCGCCCATCACCTTGTAAGCTTCGACTTTTTTCCCCACACCTTTCAGGCTCAGCAGGCCCGCCGCCTCTGTTTGTGTAGCGGTCTCGACCTCGACATGCGCGCGCTTGTCGATGAGGATGTCGCCGTCGTCCGCCTGGTCGCAAAGCCGCGCGGCGATGTTCACCACATTGCCGATGGCGGTGTAGTCGTGACGCCCCTCCGATCCGATCAGGCCGAGCGTGGCGTAGCCATAGGCGATACCGATGCCAAGGCCTAGCTCATGACCCAGGTCGCGCCACCGCGCCTGGATGTCGGTGAACGCTCGGCGCATGTCGAGCGCCAATCGAATCGCCCGCGCGACCGGTTCATCGCACGGCAGCGGGTCGTTGAAGATGACCATCAACCCGTCGCCCGACAGATGGCCGATGCTGCCGCCGTGCCTGGCGGCCAGGTCACCCATAGTCGTGTGGACCGCCTGCAGCACGTCCATGACGTCTTCCGGTTCGACGGATTCGGAGAAGGCGGTGAAGTTGCGGAGATCGCAGAACAAGCAGGCAATCTGACGGCGGTGGCTGTCGAGCAGCGACTCCTTGCCTTCGGCGGTAATCAGATCGGCAACCTCCGATGACAGGAAACGTTTCAGCTGGGCGATGCGTTCAATCTCTTCGACCTGGTCCTCGACCCGCTTCTCCAGTGTTTGATTGAGATCGCTCAGACGGTCGGCCTGCGCCTTGACCTCGCGGTTCAGGCTGACCAACCGCATGTTCTGGTTGAGCAGCGCCGCGATCACCAGAAGCACATAGCCCAGGATCAGGATGCGTATGTCGTAATAGACGTAGAGCGTGAAGATAATGGTTACGACGGCAACGGCGCTGACAACCAGCGGAACCTTGCTCTTGTGCAGCTTCTGGTCGTTGAACAACCCCATGACGGTGACCAGGGCGAACCCCCACATGAAGACGGCCTGCAGGTGGATGTTCAACTCGAAGGCGGCCATCCCGAAAAGCGGCGCCAGCAACGAGATGAGGACCTGACCGTAACAAAAGACAAGGGAGGCTGCCGCGCC
Protein-coding sequences here:
- a CDS encoding FAD-dependent oxidoreductase: MADAVMEVDVAVVGSGAAGLSAALSAAARGADVVILEKSDLLGGTSAMSGGGTWIPCNHLAREAGIEDSPDDAMRYLRAASPEGWSATDEPLWQSFVDHAPAMIDFLEAHSELRFQPVDEPDPMAECEGGKPGGRQLTPSLLNRRVAGPYARLIRRSTVPQSLTYSEIKKYRVYEQPVYAAVVVGPRWLYRMAIGQIACGQALVAGLLGACQAQGCRIVTNARVEALLQDSTTGRVEGLRFGSPDKSTTVRVRQGVVLATGGFEWDSAMLARHFAGPVDRLGSPNTNTGDGQKLAAEAGASMERMDQANVYATLPTRYEGAVHGMPAMFHASPHCIAIDRNGERFVSEYDYNIGEALDRRDPETGEPLHLPAWLVGDRRFLNHSMLFRLKARLEQGFLVRARTLTELSSKIGVPPDALAKTVERFNGFVAEGRDPDFRRGESVWERYMAGHDGGPGNPALGAIETPPFVACRFNRSILGTKGGARTNAAGQVVRPDGTVIGGLYCAGNAMANPFGTRAVGSGTTIGPCLTWGYICGLNITRENIRPDADAEAGNP
- a CDS encoding TauD/TfdA family dioxygenase, encoding MGAGLDIRSLDAPFGAAVHGLDLNRTPDAPDVIDTLVDALHEHRMLVIKRQSLAIENYVTFGRQIGEPIIHVVKAIRMEACPEVAVVGNVGDRQKSDPLRLAASFWHTDQAYEDEPASATMLYCVEAPEEGGQTMLTDTIAAYDALDEHMKARLEGLVVRHSYGAASGRDGEYDARGSLTEKQRNHVVPVYHPLVLRHPATGRRSLYAVAGTPEGIEGMADDDSQALLRELKQHVLKPDFRYDHTYEVGDLAIWDTFATMHSAVPIAHASADPRNTRLLWRISCRGAPAPYRPDAAHAGAVPRKGDWNLDAAHPGG
- a CDS encoding adenylate/guanylate cyclase domain-containing protein, which codes for MPFGSLAFLGAAASLVFCYGQVLISLLAPLFGMAAFELNIHLQAVFMWGFALVTVMGLFNDQKLHKSKVPLVVSAVAVVTIIFTLYVYYDIRILILGYVLLVIAALLNQNMRLVSLNREVKAQADRLSDLNQTLEKRVEDQVEEIERIAQLKRFLSSEVADLITAEGKESLLDSHRRQIACLFCDLRNFTAFSESVEPEDVMDVLQAVHTTMGDLAARHGGSIGHLSGDGLMVIFNDPLPCDEPVARAIRLALDMRRAFTDIQARWRDLGHELGLGIGIAYGYATLGLIGSEGRHDYTAIGNVVNIAARLCDQADDGDILIDKRAHVEVETATQTEAAGLLSLKGVGKKVEAYKVMGAAETA